The DNA segment ACATCAGAGAGTGAATATCATTTGAATAgccaaattttatatttttacttactATAGATATTCATGTTTTACTAGAACAAGGGCGATATCCAAAATTATAACAATTACAGGGGTATCAAGCTACTGAGTCACAttatgaaagtgtgggagagggtggtggaaagGAGGGTGATGAAGAGTGTGTCTATTTCGGAGAATCGGTTCGGTTTCATGCCGGGGAGTTCGACCAGAAGTCATTCATCTTGTAAAGAGGTTGGTGAAGCAGTATCGGGAGAGGGAGAGTGACctacatatggtgttcatcgattTAGAAAAAGCTTACAATAAAGTCCCAAGGGAAGTTTTATGGAGATGTCTGGAGGTTAGTGGTGTTCCGGTAGCGTACATTAGgatgattaaggatatgtacgaTGGAGCAAAGACTTGGGTGAGGACTGTGAGAGGAGACTCAGACTATTTTCCTGTGATGATAGGGTTACATCAGGGTTCAactcttagcccatttttatttgtCCTAGTGATGGACGTGCTGACGCGCCACATtcaggggaggtgccatggtgtatgttatttgcaaaTGACATAGTGCTAATCGATGAGATGCGCTGCGAGGTTAACGATCAGCTGGAGATgtggaggcagaccctggagtctaaaaGTTTCAAGTTAAGTAGGACTAAAactgaatacttggagtgcaattTCAGCGTGAGGACGCAGGAAACAGAAGTAGAGGTGAAActtgatacacaagtcatccccaagataGATAGTTTCAAATATATTGGGTCTGTTATTCAGGAaaacggggagattgacgaggatgttacgCATCGGGTTGGAGCGgagtggatgaaatggaggcttgcgTATGATATTTGTGTGATAGGAATGTACCACCACgacttaagggcaagttctacaaagtgaTAGTTAggccgactatgttgtatggagccgagtgttggccggtcaaGAAATCTCATGTCCAAAAGATAAAAGTAGTAGAGATGAAgatattgagatggatgtgtgggtatACCAGGGAGGACcgaattaggaatgaagttattaaggacaaggtgggtgtggcccctgtGGAAGACAAGTTGTGGGAATcaaggctgagatggttcgggcatgtgaagaggagataCATCGATTCCCCGATGAGGAGATGCAAGAGGTTGACCATAGCGGGTTAGAGAAGAGGTAGAGAGAGGTCTAGGAAGTATAAGGGataggtgattaggcaggacatggctcTACTTCAGCTTACCAAGGAGATGACCCTCGATATGGAGGTGTGGAGATCGAGGATTAGGGTTATGTGTTGACAGGTAGTCGAGAGTCTCTTCTAGTCGTATTAGTACTAGTCTTATATTCTCCTATTCCGAGTTCCTTGCTGATTAGACGATGTGGCATTATTGACGGTAGTTTTCGCACTTCTCTTATAACTTCGTATTCCTAGTTTCTCTGCTATTACATGTTGTGCTATatgtttcttttatcttatttcctTGCCATTGTTAATGTTTGTTTATTGTGTCCCTTTCActgttcttgagccgagggtctatcagaaaccgTATCTCTTCCTTCataaggtaggagtaaggtctgcgtacacattaccttccccagaccccacatgtGAGATTGCACTGggtttgctgttgttgttgttatagatATTCATGTTTTAGTTTTATGCCTCTCAAAATTATCATACTTGTATTATTTTGCTATTTGAAAGCAATTTCATATTTACTCATATGGAGTAATATTTAAAATTACATTGTTGATGGAGTTTCTTGATTATTAACTTTTAGAGAGATAGATTGTGtagtttgataatatttttaaaatattataatcTTCTAATCATTTGAAATATGAGACGTGGCAActgatttttatctttatagTAACTTTAACGCTATTGcatcatttatatttataaaaaatgctaaatattttattttttgtgagtttgtttaattttttaattttcttaagctTTTAATGTGTTCATATTCTTTGTGATTATTAtgctattttattaatttataaattaatttttttaaagatttatgGGGCGTTATACACCATATCTCAGGGCTTATGCCTCACTCCACGTTAAGTAAAACGTCTCGTCTTACGCTCCTGCCTTTTAAAATACTGGTTTTCATCTATAAGaagatatttgtttttgaatGTTTTCGAAGTAGAgagtgaaattaattaattttttatgttaatttGGATAtaaattctataatttttttaaaataaaatttatatatttaaaaactatataaaaatattataaatcgtaataattaacaattcaaaatatttaaaactcTTTGCAAATAAAACCTTGTTTGACTTCCCAAATAGTAAAAggttcattcttttttaaacagatgaaataattaaacatattttcattaatttcttaaaaataaaattatgaagcTAAAATCTTAGTAAAATAGAAAATCACAATTGTGCCTGTGAATCAACTATATTGCAATTGCAAGCTAATTAGAGTCACTATATTGCAATTGCAAGCTAATTAGAGTCCACtgtatgtatttttatttatgttCTTTGCTTTACCCAaaatcaattaataatatatgATATGTTTCTTTTATAGGcctatatatattttataatttaattagcatatttttatttcaattatttttaaattatgataAAGTAATGTGATTTGGTGAAACATGGATAATGGACAAACACAATACATTGGCTGGAGGTATTAGGATGATAGGATCTTGGAATATACATTTAGAAGGTGATCACAAAAAAGACTGAGAAAAGACGTGAAAAGTTTTGGACATTTGGATCGACCTTGAAAAGCATATCAAAAGATACATAAGTGCTACTTTGTTCATGTCACTATCTATAATTCTATATCATAGAGCTTGACTGTCCTTTTTTGTAGTATCAAAGTTCAACTTGAAAAAAGGTAATGGATTATAAAGGTGTCCTTATGCATTTCGGCACATGATATAAGCGTGATGCTTTTAAGATATTTGCATTAATTAATTATAgcttttaaccaaaaaaaatatgTTCTTTTAATCAAAACATACTAACTATTTTGTTTTATTTCATGTCATATAATTACTATCTTTTGTTCTATATTATCCGTTAGTTCACTTTTTTTTTCAtccttaataaaaaaaatatatctgATAGCGTTAATTATAAGAATATTTTATACTTACTTTTTATCTATATTTAGTATCGAAATAAACGTTTCTCTAATTGAAATATTAAGagtgaattttgaaaaaataaatgtttcttttgtttttctaaaacATTAAATATTTTAGATTAATTTCAGTTTAAAAGGACAAATAATATGACTAGCGGTAGTATTTCACTAATATAATTAAGATCAAATTTTAAGGCACTGACCAATGAGTATAAATCCATACTCTTACAATGAAAATCATGCATCTATCTTTCTACTCtctccttgttttttttttttttttttttgctgattCATGCTTTCGCAATAAGATGATAGGAGTACAAAGTATATCCctattttactttttctttcaATAAAGTATATCCCTCTATTATTTcaaaatatgtatatatgtattccaCAACATCAAGCATGTGGTATAGGATGAATAGGATTGCTTGAATTAAACATCACAAGTTTtgagttacaaaaataaaagaaagatttCGAATGGATCTGACTCCAATGCGAACCgaaactaaaaaaatatattcCATAAACAAAAGACGGAAACATTTAAAGCGTAATGCCTGTGAAACCTCATAATTAGTCGAACAAACTTTGCATATTCACCTCTTTAAAATGATGGAACTTTTTTTATGGGAAAAAAAAGTGATGGAACTTTTCGTGGGGCCCGTCCAGACATATTCTCATGGCTTTTAAGTTTGATTTTTACTAATGCGAAAAGAGTTTAACCCCACTGTATAGCTATTTTAAGCGACATATAACACGTAATTGTGTATATCCTACTTTACACTAGAAAGTTTTATAAGATAATTACCATCAACAGTTGTGGTGGGTGGTAAGTACTCTTTCATTCATAATCAAATATTTAAGTTTCGTGTACTAAAAATAAAGTCATTTTTAATAGAAAATGTTTTACCTCAAAATACTACTTTTCGGATCGAATCCAAATTAGTCGTATCCTTAAATGGGCAGAGGCGGACCCATGTGTTACTAAGCACCGCTTCATCGAAAAATAGTGCTGTGTTCATCACTAATTTATGTTTAAAATAGTGAAAATACCTATATAGTAATATATTTGAACCCACTTAGAAGTGAATGTTACGTTTGTAAACATGGTTATGTGTGTTCAAGACTACACATGAGTTCATGTGTTCGAGttcccttttcccttttattgatttttgtaattttttcttttctatttctatTGCTACCCCTTGACACATTTACTCGCAGGCAACTTTATAAATGCGACGGTCCGGTTTCAAATCGGTTCATTTGACACCATTAGTTAttgttctttctttcattttatgtGATCTTTTACTATTTGAGAGTTAAATAATTTTAACTTTACTGCAACTTTCTTACACATTTTCTAAATATCTTTTCACAACAAAATGTTATGATAGAATGTGCAATGAGTAACCGCCATTTATATTGTAAAATTATTATtccaatgtcttccacttcttcttttctctattttacttcatatttttaaCTTAATTCAATAGAaatcaactttattttatttcaaaaaattaaaccTTTCTACAAAGTGATCTTTAATTCTCTATTTCATAAATTTTCTAAATCATGCAAGTATATttaatgaaattatttataatttgttagttcatgttgaagtttttatttgttttataatTTCTGGTTTAGTGTATTAGCCCTCTTTCTTTAATTATTGGTATTAATTCAATTTAGATAGTAACTCTTTTTTATTATCCTCTATTTGTAGATAATACCTTTTTAGTTATAAACGAAAAAGGATTTAATAATTTGTCTAATTTCttgccgttaataaaaaaaaattattggttaaataattttcttgttaaattttaacgaaattttgaaaaattaaaatttgttaAATTAAATAGATAAGAGTGTTTggttaaaaaaagataaattattcAAATAATTAGGTGGAAATAGTTTCTGTACtattaaaatgccaaaatttgTAAAATATAGTGCACTCTCTTTTAAATGACTTAATTTTTACATCACGCTATAAACAAAGgagaacaaaaaggaaaagaattaacaAAAATTCGACCACATTTTGTTCGCTATGTTCGATGCCCCGCTTATACTATCGATTTGCGTCATTTTAAATTGAATCCGCTTGTGTAAAATTCTGAGTCCGTCACTGAAAATGGGTATCAAATATTTTCTAAGATAATTATAAGTAAATCTTTGTGATACACGTTAGTAACTACATAAAAATAGTTAGTAACTTGTTAAAGGTTAAATTATACtgatattataaaaattatttacagTTTCAGTATATCGTGAATTCACATGCATGATAGCGTGTAATGGCAAAATTTCATGAATAGATTGTTGACCACCGACCATTCGGACGCAGGAATATCTGCTATCTATTCTCTTGCTGCAGTTTCAGAGAAAGAAAAACAACTATAATATTCGCTGTTAACAAACCATGGATAAACACACATGCTAACAAAGCTAGAGAAAAGAACATCAATACATACAGCCTTACAGGTATAGAAAGAGATTATGCTCGATCGTGTAAAGAATTTATATACTCTATTAGTTTAAAATTGACTTATAACATAGGTAACTTTACAATATATAAGTTGAAACGCATGACATAAAAGCCAAATTTGACCTAAATTGAAGAGTGACAAAGATGATTTTTGAGGACTACTATATTTATATTGATCTAACAGAAGCTAAACCTTCCACACAAGGAGCCAAAAGgtactatagtataatatattaATATCTTAGGAGTTTGGTTTTATTCTTTGGTTTGCACTTCAGAAATTAGATCGAGGCTCTTTGTGTAAAATCATAAGCTTGATATTCTCCATCAAATTGTGCGCTTTTTAACTCCAACAGATACAGCAACCTAATGCGTCTTCCTTATCACTTGTGCTGGTGCATTAGGCACGTTAACATATGTAGAATCTGCTGGATAATAATTGATTTCCAGTGGAATAAAACTTTGTTTAGATCGACTTCATGAGTCCGTTTTATCTAGTTGACTTATAGAAAATTAGGTCATTTAtaaagttaaaaagaaaaaagcagTATAGTGCATGAAACATCATGTGTTCATGTAAAGATCTGAAAATAGGGCGGATTTAAGATTAAATTATGGTGTATGCAAACTCATGATCTTTCCACTAAACTAGGTTTTTATATACATATCTctttgaattgattttattattatttgtgcCCCCACGATCCAAAAATATTGAATGGTGCACTTGATTAACTATTAAGGTATTTACCTAAAAGAAAAGAGATCAATTctcaataaatatttttttccctCATTTTTTTTAGTGGTGCACCATGTTCTAGAAATCCTAAATCCGCATTTGTCTAGGAAAGAGCCGCACTCAAAAAAATGTGATGTAAGGTcacttataaagtaaaaatagataATTAATTTATAACCTGTTAATTAAAAACTGTACTAATTAACCTGCTATAATAGAttaagaatttaatttttatatacttACAATGTAGAATTTTTATTCTATCGGGTCATCTAAAAAATAACTCCAGGTGACGAGTCTATGATAAGCGGAATCAGTCACTCGAATACAATAAGATAGATATCCTGCCAGGACATTTTACAATACACATAATAAGGAAACTAGTCTTTGCATTGTCAATGTCTATAAGTTAAATTCATAATTTATGCAACACTAATCACgcacatatttttttttatttttttaaccgCCGacacatatataaataaaatacaatgttaaatGTTAAGATGATGTCGAGCGTACTAACCTTTAGATGATGAAGGCACTACCACAACATGCATAGTTGCATTGTTGGGTGGTAATTCTAACTTAAGAGGACATAAATTCCCATTTATTTTGTTGCGCAAACACAAAGTAATATTCTTGAGCCCTGTTTCTTCCTCTAACTTTTGAGTCAGTTCCTCTAGCCCTTGCCCTTTGAACTGAAATGAAGGTCCTTTCACTGCATCATTCACAGTTCCCTTCTCATCTGCCACATAATAATAGATCAGTCGACCTTCGGGCTTTGTCATGGCAGCATCAAATTTTGACTGCATGTTaatgaatttaagttatatatatacaatatatactGTATATAAGTGAAATATACATTTAAATAAGAATTGCCAGAAATTTATTAACTCAACACCGGTAAGCAACCACATAAGATAAAATTGTAAAAGCATTGCCATGTCATCGACACATATATAGTTAAATTCAACTTCGATCTTATATATGTTGATAATTCTTATTGGAAAAACGTATAATGGaggtaaaaattggaaaaatgtaTATGAATAACACTAGGGTAAAAATGGGGAAGTAATAACATAGGTGTTGCCATGTAAATGCGTTTCTTGTGTTGGTGACGTGACAATACTTATTTGACAAACTTATCTTATCATGTGTCAGCTTAATTAGTTGTAAATTTTTAGCATTGGTTTAAATGAGTTTCCAATAATTTTCATTTGAGCGAAAagtatataattaatttatttttctggTTACAAAATATAATTTTACGACTTCTTTGCAGTAGACCGTTAATTCGATGACATGAAATTACCCCATTTCATTTAATTTGGCAGAAGAAAGTGGTGATCAATATATTAGATATTAGCTTTATATAGAAAACTAACCTGATTATGAATCTTGGAAGACCTGGAGAATGTAAGACGAAAAGATGAGCTCAAATCACCATCTAATAATTCCGGCTTTGGTTCGGACAGTAATTCTTTACTTGCTTGAAAGTGAGGTATAGTTGTTATTATTGTCACGTCGGGCAGTAACTCAACAATATCTACTTCCCATAAGATCCAATCTTGATGTCTATAAGGTATGTCATGTGTAATTGAATTTCTAAAAGGGGGTAATCCACTATTTGCCCTTAAAAATTTCCCATATCTTGTTTTGAGCTTCACTAAGGATCCAACTTTAACAGGTTCCCATTCAATTGAGGAATCCAAATTTTTGGGCAAACTTTGAACAACTTTAAGACCCGTTACACCAAGAAGAAATTGTTCATCTGTGGCCATTAGGTATTTGCCATAACAACTATTCAAACGTACAACATTATTATTGATTCCTTCAGGAAATTCAACTGTCCATTTTGCAGTCTTAGAAGTTCCATGACGATGTTGGTGCACTGTTTGTTGATTGGAATTGGCATGTAAGAATTTCCCGTGGTGGCTTTTTAGCCTGACGGATTTGGCTTTCTCAAAGAATTCCATCCTAAGATCCTATAATGAGGATGAAATTCCAAAAACAAGGACAGATACACGTTACGCTACAATTTTAatcaaaagaaaatttcaaatcTATTCACCAATCAACTTCCTAAAAAGAAGGTCCATCTTTTAATCTACAATTTTTGCATGGTTGATTTTTTGCCTAACAGCTTTCTCGAAGAATTCCATCCTAGGATCTTATATATAAAGAATAGAGAGAAAGGATGAAATTTCACGAAAAGGGGAGTATACACTACAGTTTTGAACAAGGTAGCCAGTAACGACTCAATTCCTGCCGTAGGTCGTGGTGGCGCCCAACGTagccgttaggtaagccaacggtgaactatcaacttaattatttattttattacttttaaaattatgaatttttattaaataaataaatctatgCATTAAAAATCATGGTATATACAATTtggtaaaatataaaataaaattgtgaCAGTGTTAAGCAAAACCACAAACAATTATtagaacatcccaaaacccggtgtcacaagtgcatgagcatctactaggaagtacaataataatacaatatatgAGATacacaggataaagtaaataattatgatggagactctgtgtgctGCAGATCGTAACATAGAATATAACTCACTATAAAGTCCCCTCGGCAACTGCGCCTACGCGCCCAAATGACCATCAGAAACATACATGCACAAtaaatgcagaagtgtagcatgagtacataaatcaacgcgtacctagtaagtatctagcctaatctcggagaagtagtgacgaggggttgacatcgacacttactagtggtacaataaatcaatataataaattataaacagatatgaaatacaacaataataatggGACAAGAACTGTAACTAATATAACCCTCCAACCTGATGACAAcataaatttttcaaatttcatgTACTATCTCAACAAATAGAAGAAATCACAGGCTATCTCAAACGGGTAAGGAATATCAAGTGCTATCTCAAACAAACAAGGCATAACATGTAATTGTCAGATCTCAATCAAACGAGAATCTCATGAATATTCAGACTCTTAGAAATATTACGCATGAGTCATGCCGAgttcgtacggcccgatccagaatagtatgtacattgccgagggtcgacgGGCGCGAACCATAAGTGCATCTCAAATATACTGCCGATgtattcggcccgatccacaggaagaggagaaacttatcgaattacgagtcACGTGCGTGCAATTCAAGAACATGGACATAAAGTAAGCATAACAATTACCAGTAATAGGATATCCCGTCAAACAACACAAGGTTTCGAGATTCGACCTAACATGATCTCTAATCAAATTACATTTATAAGTTtaggtaattaaactaacaagttgagttCAGGTAATACAAATATCGCATGATATAATCCtaagtctactcggacataagcataattttagctacgtacggactctcgtcacctcgtgcgtacgtaacccccataacaagtagcacataacaaatacatcacctatggggtaatttttccctcacaaagttagacatgagacttacctctctCTGAAATCCAATAATCgacctctctaacacctcaaaccgatgcctatcgatccgaaactagccaaacaacgtgaaaatcaatcaaaatatactcaaatactcataacttaacaatttataacaatttccaactccgctcgaaaagtcaacaaagtcaaccccgggcccacgtgcccgaattttgaaaattatcaaaaataaatattacacatAACTTATATAGTCTATATCAAGAAAACCATCTAACTTCGTCCATGaattgaccctcaaatcaaggatttatcatttctcaactttggggttcaaaatctcaatttttacaATCTAAatacggataaaaataataacaaacagaaataattatggtaaaacatcaaataaaggttatatatttacccccttgttgagacgagaacaatgctttaaaaatcacctcaaacggagctctagaactcaagatatgctcaaaatactaaaatactcGGTTTGCCCATATAAAACATTGCCTAGGTAATTTTTGTTCATCGCCTTCGCgggagaccttcgcgttcgcgaagagaaatttTACGCATTAACTGGTCAACCCAAAATTCCTTCTTcccgttcgcgaagaacaaaagctcgcaccagaaaccaacaatctTTTCCAACACGAAAATAGACATAGCTCTCTCGTACGACATCAGAATTCAacgattcttgttgctatggttTCCTAATTGcgatacagatctaatggttcaatcaaatcacaaatcaaagGTCATTTTCTCAATATATTACCCTTTACGCCCAAAGATACGAcgctgaaacatcaaataagagtgcGACACGACCCAAACCcatcgaaacacacccgaggcccccggaaccccgtccaatcacaccaaccagtcccaaaacataacacgaacctactcgaggcctcaaatcataccaaacaatatcaaaactatgaatcacacataatttcaagcctaatgaactaatgaacttttaaacttctaaaactcatgcagaaccataccaaatcaacccgaaatgacctcaaattttgcatgcaattcccaaatgacacaacggacctataccAACTCCCGAAACCATAATCCGgacctgatatcaataaagtcaaatcttggtcaaacctatctacattccaaaccttcaatcttccaactttcgtcaaaaaatatcaaattaacctacggacctccaaatcccaatccggacatacgccgaagtccaaaatcaccattcagacctaacggaatcatcaacactccgatccgaggtcgtttactcaaaaattaaatcttggtcaactctttcaacttaaagcttccgaattgagaattattcttccaaatcaactcagaacttctcaaaaattgaaaataaccacgcgtgcaagtcataatacatgaagtgaagctactcaaggtctcaaaccgctgaacgacatgctagatctcaaaacgaccgatcaggtcgttacattctcccccacttaaacatacgttcatcctcgaacgtgccaagagtcattctgGAGTTGCCCAAAAGCATTGTTTAACACATAGTGCACCTACCCCTACCACCACAACCTatatgagcacattagctcaagccagactgaagatccttcctgccaccttagcccacaagccttagaaccaaattccaatatCCGAAATTCTATACCAGgtctgattctaacatacgagcACCGTATCAACCTCAACTCACTATACCAAAatatgatcatgcacccatgctgaaatcacacaatgcaccgcataattcatatgcccataataacatcctccaaccatagTGACATTTTCCCtctaatataccttatataaattcgATTGCACTGATTTTAGGTCTAACAACCTCGTCTTATCCAGTACAAGACGCTCGggtaataagccacctcaaacatcGTCTACAATCTCGTATGACGTcatcaatgcgccaacaagctacaactcgaatatggCCAATAAGAAAAACGAACTCAGGTaaagaactacccagcccgcATAACACCCAAATCAACTAGACAAATGTTATGAACCTATCCCAAGGGTAAGAAACAACACACACgaaataagtataaggaaccgtactca comes from the Nicotiana tabacum cultivar K326 chromosome 14, ASM71507v2, whole genome shotgun sequence genome and includes:
- the LOC107761208 gene encoding uncharacterized protein LOC107761208 yields the protein MEFFEKAKSVRLKSHHGKFLHANSNQQTVHQHRHGTSKTAKWTVEFPEGINNNVVRLNSCYGKYLMATDEQFLLGVTGLKVVQSLPKNLDSSIEWEPVKVGSLVKLKTRYGKFLRANSGLPPFRNSITHDIPYRHQDWILWEVDIVELLPDVTIITTIPHFQASKELLSEPKPELLDGDLSSSFRLTFSRSSKIHNQSKFDAAMTKPEGRLIYYYVADEKGTVNDAVKGPSFQFKGQGLEELTQKLEEETGLKNITLCLRNKINGNLCPLKLELPPNNATMHVVVVPSSSKARE